In the genome of Cyanobium sp. ATX 6F1, one region contains:
- a CDS encoding PhzF family phenazine biosynthesis protein, whose translation MKPDAHPAIDAGTLHRLTAFSDDPAGGNPAGVWNGPALPPVEAMQQLAAELGYSETAFLAPLVGDERTIRYFSPSCEVPFCGHATIASGVVLGTSSGMGTYRLQTPVGLVPVSVRLENGRPVAALTSVEPRQEPASTELVAAVLACLGWGAGELDPELPPLKAFAGSWHLVLAARHAGRLARLDYPFEVLRELMLAEGLLTLQLIWRAQPALFQARNPAPSCGLREDPATGSAAAALGGYLRALAQVPPGGRITVLQGEAMGRPSRLEVTIPATGGIVVSGTAVALTTP comes from the coding sequence CCGGTGGCAACCCCGCCGGGGTCTGGAACGGGCCGGCCCTGCCGCCCGTGGAGGCGATGCAACAGCTCGCCGCCGAGTTGGGCTACTCGGAAACCGCTTTCCTGGCGCCGCTGGTTGGAGACGAGCGCACGATCCGCTACTTCAGCCCCAGCTGCGAAGTGCCCTTCTGCGGCCACGCCACCATCGCCAGTGGCGTCGTGCTGGGAACGTCGAGCGGCATGGGCACCTACCGGCTGCAGACCCCCGTGGGGCTGGTGCCCGTGAGCGTGCGCCTGGAGAACGGCCGCCCCGTGGCCGCCCTCACCTCCGTCGAGCCCCGCCAGGAGCCCGCCAGCACCGAGCTGGTGGCGGCGGTGCTGGCCTGCCTGGGCTGGGGCGCCGGCGAGCTCGACCCCGAGCTGCCGCCCCTGAAGGCGTTCGCCGGCTCCTGGCACCTGGTGCTGGCGGCCCGCCATGCCGGGCGACTGGCGCGGCTCGACTACCCCTTTGAGGTGCTGCGGGAGCTGATGCTGGCCGAGGGGCTGCTCACCCTGCAGCTGATCTGGCGCGCCCAGCCGGCCCTGTTCCAGGCCCGCAACCCCGCCCCCAGCTGCGGCCTACGCGAGGACCCCGCCACCGGATCGGCCGCCGCCGCCCTCGGCGGCTACCTGCGCGCCCTGGCTCAGGTGCCCCCCGGCGGGCGGATCACGGTGCTGCAGGGGGAAGCGATGGGGCGCCCCAGCCGTCTGGAGGTGACCATTCCGGCGACGGGCGGCATCGTGGTGAGCGGCACCGCCGTGGCGCTGACCACGCCTTAG
- a CDS encoding cytochrome c oxidase assembly factor Coa1 family protein, giving the protein MTGDSPSRNWWQRNWPWVVPLGCAGSLGSVLGFIALLVFGVFGLMKSSAPYKEALGRAQADPLVRSRLGSPLQGGLFLSGQVSTNGAGGSANLAIPISGPKGSGTLVVQARKARGEWTYSTLEVQPDGPGAPIKLIGDAL; this is encoded by the coding sequence ATGACCGGTGACAGCCCGAGCCGGAACTGGTGGCAGCGCAACTGGCCCTGGGTGGTGCCCCTGGGCTGCGCCGGCAGCCTGGGGTCGGTGCTGGGCTTCATCGCCCTGCTGGTCTTCGGCGTGTTCGGCCTGATGAAGTCTTCCGCTCCCTACAAGGAAGCCCTGGGGCGGGCCCAGGCCGATCCGCTGGTGCGCAGCCGCCTGGGGTCACCCCTCCAAGGCGGCCTGTTCCTCTCCGGCCAGGTGAGCACGAACGGCGCCGGCGGCAGCGCCAACCTGGCGATCCCGATCAGCGGCCCGAAGGGCTCGGGCACGCTGGTGGTGCAGGCGCGCAAAGCCCGAGGGGAGTGGACCTACTCCACCTTGGAAGTGCAGCCCGACGGTCCCGGCGCCCCCATCAAGTTGATCGGGGATGCGCTCTGA